In Methanomicrobiales archaeon, the DNA window TCTCAGCACGCGGAACGCCTCGCGGAAGACCTGGGATTTGTCGGGCGACAGGTTGATGACACAGTTGGAGATGATCACGTCCACGGAGTTGTCGGCGACCGGCAGGTGTTCGATCTCGCCGAGACGGAACTCAACGTTTGCGAATCCTCCCTTCCGTGCATTCTCCCGCGCCTTTGCAAGCATCTCCGGCGTCATGTCCACCCCGATCACCCGCCCCGCGGGACCCACCCGCCGGGCCGCCAGGAAGGCGTCGAACCCCGGGCCGGAACCCAGGTCCAGCACCGTCTCCCCCGGTTTGAGGGAAGCGAGCGCGACCGGGTTCCCGCACCCCAGGCCCAGGTTGGCCCCGGCCGGAACTCCCTTCAGATCCTCGTCCGCATAGCCGATCTTCCGGCTGATGGCATCCGCGCTGTTCAAAGACCCGCAGCCGCATGTGCCGGGACCGCAGCAGGACTGCCGTCCCCGGGCTACCCTGGCGTAGCCCTCCCGCACCTTCTCTTTGATCCGTTCGTCGGTCATCTGTTCGCCTCGTCTGACAGGACCCCGTTCACCATGGGTCCTACGACAGTCTTCACCGATTCGTTCAGCCGCTCGACCTTGAGCAGCATGATGCAGCAGACCTCGCCGTTCTTCTCCCAGCCGACCGCTGCGAGTTTCGTCCCGGCAGCGATTCCCGCCCGCGCCCGCAACTCTTTCGGGAGCACCATCTGGCCCCGCTCGTCCACGCTCAGGATCGCTTCGAGCGTGCAGCGGCTCAGGGGCCCGGGCACCGGGCAGCAGGATTCTCCTGTCTCCTTCATGGTCTTGCCATGTACCATGGGATGCGGCATATGATAAATTTTCTGAATATTCTGCATATTCTGAAATTGTGGAGTGCCGCGGGGCGGGATTACGGACGGGTAAAAATGCGGATGGATGCCGCGGTGGATAAAAAAACGGATGGATCCTTTCAGGGATGGTTCAGGAGCCACGCCCGGCCCGCATCCGTGATCCCGTAGATGATCCAGTTCCCCTGCTGCTCGCTCGCCACAAATCCCGCCTGCCGGAGCACACCGAGGTGGTAGGAGAGCTTGGAGTCGGCGATCTGCAGGATCTCCCTGATCACGCAGACGCAGAGGGGCTGCGAGAGAAGTGCGTAGAGGATGGTCAGGCGGATGGGATCCGAGAGCGCACCAAATTTTTTCCCTTCGCGTATGAGTTCATCCCGCTTCGGGATTCTCTCTTTCAGCCCTTCAATGCCGCCCATTTCCTGGAGCCTCTCTTTGATGGGCTCCGGCAGACCGGCCCAGCACGCCTTTGTCTTCACGGACATCAATATTTCAAGTTATTGTGAAATGCGAAGATATATAATCTATGGTGGGTATGTTATTTCAACATAATTTGAAACTTCGACAATCACCCGGAGACGACGGAGAAGATGATGCGGCGGAATACACAGGGGGAGTCCTCTACGGTAACACCATACCGGCATCGAACAGGGCAGGAACTCGACGGAGGGCACAGGGATGGCTGATCCCATCAGCGGGGCGCTGCTCGCCGGGCTGGCCTCGGTCCTGGACTACCTCTCGGCGCACGTGCTCACCTGCCTGGTGCCGGCCTTCTTCATCGCCGGGGCGATTGCGGCGTTTGTCAAGAAGGACGCGATCCTGAAGTACTTCAGCGCGGACACGAAGAAGTCCGTCTCCTACAGCATCGCCGCCGTCTCGGGGACAGTCCTGGCGGTATGCAGCTGTACGATTCTGCCCATCTTCGCGGGCATCCTCAAGAAGGGGAGCGGCATCGGTCCGGCGACCACCTTCCTCTTCTCGGGTCCGGCGATCAACATCCTCGCCATCATCTATACGGCGAGGGTCCTGGGGGCGGATCTCGGGCTTGCCCGGGCGGTCTCAGCCGTGCTCCTCTCGGTCCTCCTCGGGCTTGCCATGGCATTCCTCTTCCGGAGCTACGACGGGGAGGCGAAGAAGGCGCCGGTGGTGCCGGTGGGCGGTGCCGTCTGCGAGGAGCGGTCGAACCGGATCACGCTTCTGTTCTTCGCCCTGCTCGTCGGGATCCTGGTCGTCGGCGCCGCACAGATCGACTGGTTCATCAAGTTCCCCATTCTCTACGCCCTGACGCTCGGCGTTGCGATCCTGCTCGTCTACTACTTCGAGCGGGACGAGGTGACCGAGTGGGGGCTGGAGACCTGGGACCTCACAAAAAGGATCTTCCCCATCCTGATCGCGGGAACGTTCGTCGTCGGGATCATTGCCTTCTTCCTGCCGCCGGAGACCTTCCGCCCCTTCCTCGGGGGCAACTCCATCATATCGTGCTTCCTGGCATCGATCCTGGGTGCGTTCCTCTACATGCCCACGCTCCTGGAAGTGCCCATCATCGGGACGACGTTCGGCTACTCCGTCGGGGTCATGGGAGCCGGCCCGGCGCTCGCGCTTCTCCTGGCCGGGCCGACGATCAGCCTGCCGAGCATGCTGGTGCTCTACCGGATCCTGGGCGGGCGGAAGACGGCTGCGTACGTGGTCCTCGTCGTGATCCTCTCCACGCTCGCCGGGGTCCTCTTCGGCAACGTGCAGGGATTCATTCCGGCAGGGTGGTGCTGAGGTGGAGAAGAAGCCCTGCTGCGCCGCGGAGGCCCTCCGCCGGGTGAAGCCGCTCTCCGTGGACGGAAAGACCGTCGGGATCGCCTGGCTGGAGCCCATCATCGAGGAGGTTGCAGCTCTGGATCTCGGGGGAGATGAGCAGATCGTCGCGGAGCTGGTGAAGCGGGTGAAGATCTACAACTACATCCCGCGGAGCGCTGAACACGCTTATGCGGCAGCAATTTATGAGGAGTATAAGAAGTATGTATCCCACGATGAGGAATAACGATGGGATCGAGAACCAAGGGGAGATATGATGGTCA includes these proteins:
- a CDS encoding HgcAB-associated protein, which codes for MVHGKTMKETGESCCPVPGPLSRCTLEAILSVDERGQMVLPKELRARAGIAAGTKLAAVGWEKNGEVCCIMLLKVERLNESVKTVVGPMVNGVLSDEANR
- a CDS encoding arsenite methyltransferase, which encodes MTDERIKEKVREGYARVARGRQSCCGPGTCGCGSLNSADAISRKIGYADEDLKGVPAGANLGLGCGNPVALASLKPGETVLDLGSGPGFDAFLAARRVGPAGRVIGVDMTPEMLAKARENARKGGFANVEFRLGEIEHLPVADNSVDVIISNCVINLSPDKSQVFREAFRVLRPGGRLMISDTTLVRPLPEAILRSAAAYVGCISGAIGKEEYVDRVRDAGFEDVTILGETPMSIDCMQNDPTAQAILGDPRIPEEMVGGIGESIASILISGKKPE
- a CDS encoding metalloregulator ArsR/SmtB family transcription factor, producing MSVKTKACWAGLPEPIKERLQEMGGIEGLKERIPKRDELIREGKKFGALSDPIRLTILYALLSQPLCVCVIREILQIADSKLSYHLGVLRQAGFVASEQQGNWIIYGITDAGRAWLLNHP
- a CDS encoding permease is translated as MADPISGALLAGLASVLDYLSAHVLTCLVPAFFIAGAIAAFVKKDAILKYFSADTKKSVSYSIAAVSGTVLAVCSCTILPIFAGILKKGSGIGPATTFLFSGPAINILAIIYTARVLGADLGLARAVSAVLLSVLLGLAMAFLFRSYDGEAKKAPVVPVGGAVCEERSNRITLLFFALLVGILVVGAAQIDWFIKFPILYALTLGVAILLVYYFERDEVTEWGLETWDLTKRIFPILIAGTFVVGIIAFFLPPETFRPFLGGNSIISCFLASILGAFLYMPTLLEVPIIGTTFGYSVGVMGAGPALALLLAGPTISLPSMLVLYRILGGRKTAAYVVLVVILSTLAGVLFGNVQGFIPAGWC